In Necator americanus strain Aroian chromosome IV, whole genome shotgun sequence, the following proteins share a genomic window:
- a CDS encoding hypothetical protein (NECATOR_CHRIV.G16554.T2) — MPTDQTVGVEDSSYNTFFSETQSGKHVPRAVFVDLEPTVVDEVRTGTYAKLFHPEQLITGKEDAANNYARGHYTIGKELIDVCMDRIRRLTERCSALQGFLIFHSFGGGTGSGFASLMMERLSVDFGKKAKLEFSIYPAPQISTAMVEPYNSLLTTHTTLEHSDCSFMLDNEAIYDIAKSNLNIRSPTYTNLNRLIAQVVSSITASLRFDGALNVDLTEFQTNLVPYPRIHFPLVTYAPIISAEKAYHEQLTVSEITNACFESGSQMVKCDPRNGKYMACCLLFRGDVVPKDINSAISVIKTKRNIQFVDWCPTGFKVGINYQPPTVVPNGDLAKLQRAVCMLSNTTAIQEAWARLDHKFDLMYAKRAFVHWYVGEGMEEGEFSEAREDMAALEKDYEEVGVDSFDPAEEEY; from the exons ATGCCGACCGATCAAACAGTGGGTGTCGAGGATTCATCCTACAACACATTCTTCTCCGAGACACAAAGTG GTAAGCACGTCCCTCGTGCTGTGTTCGTGGACTTGGAACCGACGGTAGTCGATGAGGTTCGCACCGGAACCTATGCGAAACTTTTTCATCCTGAACAGTTAATCACAGGCAAAGAAGATGCAGCTAACAATTATGCTCGTGGACACTATACAATAGGCAAAGAACTGATCGATGTGTGCATGGATCGAATTCGAC GTCTTACCGAACGCTGCTCTGCACTTCAaggttttctgatttttcactcttttggTGGTGGCACAGGCAGTGGATTCGCCTCGTTGATGATGGAGCGTTTATCTGTTGACTTTGGAAAGAAAGCGAAATTGGAATTTAGTATCTATCCGGCCCCGCAGATTAGTACAG CCATGGTTGAACCGTACAACTCTTTACTCACCACACACACTACCTTGGAACATTCTGACTGTTCATTCATGTTGGACAACGAAGCAATCTACGACATCGCTAAGAGCAACTTGAACATAAGAAG CCCAACCTACACAAATCTGAATCGACTGATCGCGCAAGTGGTCTCTTCAATCACCGCATCGCTACGTTTTGACGGTGCTCTAAATGTGGATCTTACAGAATTCCAG ACTAATCTCGTCCCGTATCCAAGGATTCACTTTCCTCTGGTCACCTATGCACCAATCATATCCGC AGAAAAAGCCTATCATGAACAGCTGACCGTCTCTGAGATCACCAATGCATGTTTTGAATCGGGAAGCCAAATGGTGAAATGTGATCCACGAAATGGAAAATACATGGCATGTTGCTTATTGTTCAGAGGGGATGTCGTTCCTAAA GACATCAACTCAGCCATATCGgttatcaaaacaaaaagaaacatacaGTTTGTGGACTG GTGTCCAACAGGCTTCAAGGTCGGCATCAACTACCAACCACCTACCGTCGTTCCGAACGGTGATTTGGCGAAACTTCAGCGAGCAGTCTGTATGCTTTCTAATACCACTGCTATTCAG GAAGCATGGGCGAGACTCGATCACAAATTTGACCTGATGTATGCAAAACGAGCATTTGTTCACTG GTATGTCGGGGAAGGCATGGAGGAAGGCGAATTCTCTGAAGCACGTGAAGATATGGCTGCCCTTGAAAAAGACTACGAAGAAGTCGGTGTTGATTCATTCGATCCAGCCGAGGAAGAATATTAA
- a CDS encoding hypothetical protein (NECATOR_CHRIV.G16552.T1), with protein sequence MRFSEPPISLEAQTTIVNLVRRFLAAKPADVVLHIRMFKLLREAQEWIINRDESFPNYANNPRSARRRVHQLFGVPVQPSPPSVSSMTTSVRV encoded by the coding sequence ATGCGCTTTTCTGAGCCTCCAATATCTTTGGAAGCTCAGACCACTATAGTAAAtttagtacgacgattcctcGCCGCGAAACCAGCAGACGTCGTCCTCCATATTCGGATGTTCAAACTCCTCCGAGAAGCCCAAGAGTGGATTATCAACCGCGATGAGTCCTTCCCCAACTATGCGAACAACCCAAGATCAGCACGCCGCCGGGTACATCAATTATTCGGTGTGCCTGTTCAGCCCTCGCCACCATCAGTGTCATCAATGACGACAAGCGTCCGTGTCTAg
- a CDS encoding hypothetical protein (NECATOR_CHRIV.G16553.T1), translating to MIVILIMTETTLKNFMESINQIPEMRECTIVNKSIFLTSVITISIANGRRNSSHEDVERNGYKRAGSATFSMEINARNQRVKDIELASR from the coding sequence ATGATTGTCATCTTAATAATGACAGAAACAACCCTGAAGAATTTCATGGagtcaatcaatcaaatacCCGAAATGCGTGAATGCACAATAGTCAATAAATCGATATTTCTAACTAGCGTTATTACCATATCCATTGCCAATGGACGCCGAAACTCCAGCCACGAAGATGTGGAAAGAAATGGGTACAAACGTGCTGGTAGCGCTACTTTTAGCATGGAAATCAATGCGAGGAATCAACGAGTTAAAGACATCGAACTGGCGagtcgctga